Genomic segment of Benincasa hispida cultivar B227 chromosome 1, ASM972705v1, whole genome shotgun sequence:
aaactagagaatttaaaatatacttatccaaagaaaaaaatagttgaacttgatatgattaattaatttgtgaaaaaaataaaataaacttttctATTAGAAATAAATAGCTCTCATTTTGCTAATCTTATTCTCTTGTACCAAATACAATTGATCTTAGTTCCAGATGTCACATTTCAGTGTTCACTTTTCCCTTTTTGATGAATAGCAGAGGATCAATAGGCCCAGTCTCCTATGCAACGACCTGctcaaattttgaagtgaacTTTTTGTAGGTTCAAATAGAGAATGAGGGCATTTTCTCTTTGTTTGGTGGTGAAAAGTGACAAAAGTTCTATATTTTGTTCTCCTCAAAGCTCATTCAAATGTCTGTCCCTCACTTTTTACTGTACTTTTTACTTTCTCCAATAAAGTAAGGTTCATTTGGACTCCAATCCAGTTCCATTGAGTCTTGGGTAGCTGCACTGCAAATTTAGCTTATTAGAGACAAAATACTCCAAAAATAGctggtttcttctttctttctttctttctttcttttttttttccctaaaaaaagAGGCAACCTATGCAAATTTCCCATAATATGGTGTGTTTATAAGCCCTCACCAATTTTAGTGCACATTAGAAGCAACAGCTCTAGCCCAAAACCTGATTTGTTGTTTCATGTCTTCTGCAGGTTTTCTAGTGTCCCATTTTGGAATTGGAGGAAGGAGATGAGTTTGAAGCATCCAAGCCTCAGAAAGATAAGGCCTTCTAGTTCTCTCACTCTCCAATTCTTCctcctttttctctcttaagCCTGGAATTATGTCAACCACTGTTGGGTTTATATCTTTTTTGTCAAATGTGAATCCCAAGTCCTTGAAACCTTGCAGTTCTTCTGATTCAAGTTCACTTTGGCTTCTTCTCCTCCTCATTTGGATGAGAAATTGGTGCCATATTTCGTCATTGCTTGTCGGGATTCGACACATCGGGAGGCTGAAGTTCTTTTCAAGAATCTGTGATTGATGAGCACACCAAATGTTATTAAGAAAAGCATAGAACAGATGGAGTTTATTCTAGTCGTTCTGTCCTTTTAAAGACAGTGTTGTGTTAACTCATTTAAGACCTTCAACATTCTGTAGTTTCTTCACACAAGAATCCAATTGGTTTTACTAATTTGCTAAATGGCTATTCACTTTTGAACCAACAAGTATTTAAGCTATTAAGTAAAACCAGTTCTTTTGATAAGTGGAATGCCGAAGGTTCCACTCCTTACTATGCTGATGTTCTATCTTAATAATTTTCGAGAAACTTCAATTATTTAACACCAACTTCAGGTGATAATGAAGGTTTTAAGTAATTACATTTCAACTTGAATCTAGGACTTTGGAGGGTCACTCTCAGCAGCCCAAGCCTTATCACCGGACCACCATGAATGTCATCTTTCCACAATCACATCAAGACTCAAACATTAGCATACAGCTCGACATATGGATTCATTGCAAATATTTGAACTATCTTCAAGCTAATttaatcttttcattatattctGACTTAAAAACTATTCGACAAAAGTTTGATATGTTTACTCTTAACCACAAACGAGCTCGAATATCATTCAAGCACACAGGAAGATGTTACGAGACAGTTGAAACAGAACAATATTTTTGCAATACCTCTTGTCTTGTGGGAAAGAATTCAGAAGGGTTTGGTTGAATAGAGTTTCTGATTCTAGCAGCAGCTTccttttctccaaattcctttTCCCTCCCTATACACGGTGGCAAAGATGGTGTTCTTAGCAGATTACCATTCCGTGGTTTCCTCGCTGATTTGCTCCTCCGAGTGCTGCCACTCTCTTTGCTGCGAGTTCCATCTTCTTTCCTCTCTACATAAGGTGGCTTCGCTGGTTTTTGAAGCAAACCATGCTCTATTAATGGCTTGGAACCATTCCCTTTCTCTCGAATAACTTGTTCTCGTTCCACAGGGGATGGCAACGATGGCATTCGGAGCAGACTCCTACGTTTACCGCTACCATTTCCTGGTGAAACATCCATATCCAAAGTAGATAAGCAGACATTATCAGCAGGACGTTCTGCAAACACACCATGCTCAGATAATGGCCTAGCATCATTTCCTTTCTCTTGAATTCCTTCCTCTCGGTCCACACGGGATGGTAACGACGGTGTTCGGAGGAGATTCCTACATTTACCACCACCATTTCCGATGGAAACATCCATATCCAAAGCAGACGAGGAAACATTATCAACGGGGATTCCAACAAGCACACCATGCTCCACCAATGGCCTAGAACAATTTTCTTTCTCTCGAATTCCTTCTCCTC
This window contains:
- the LOC120067383 gene encoding uncharacterized protein LOC120067383 isoform X2, whose protein sequence is MDRGEGIREKENCSRPLVEHGVLVGIPVDNVSSSALDMDVSIGNGGGKCRNLLRTPSLPSRVDREEGIQEKGNDARPLSEHGVFAERPADNVCLSTLDMDVSPGNGSGKRRSLLRMPSLPSPVEREQVIREKGNGSKPLIEHGLLQKPAKPPYVERKEDGTRSKESGSTRRSKSARKPRNGNLLRTPSLPPCIGREKEFGEKEAAARIRNSIQPNPSEFFPTRQEILEKNFSLPMCRIPTSNDEIWHQFLIQMRRRRSQSELESEELQGFKDLGFTFDKKDINPTVVDIIPGLREKKEEELESERTRRPYLSEAWMLQTHLLPPIPKWDTRKPAEDMKQQIRFWARAVASNVH
- the LOC120067383 gene encoding uncharacterized protein LOC120067383 isoform X1, which gives rise to MDPINASLHQSSPSRDEPLIDEAFDLLELFWFFDNLLVRRSPRMLISRSDPCLSKVAHQVFVESPPANLCSSQLDGCVSLGNGGGIRRNLLRTPSLPSRMDRGEGIREKENCSRPLVEHGVLVGIPVDNVSSSALDMDVSIGNGGGKCRNLLRTPSLPSRVDREEGIQEKGNDARPLSEHGVFAERPADNVCLSTLDMDVSPGNGSGKRRSLLRMPSLPSPVEREQVIREKGNGSKPLIEHGLLQKPAKPPYVERKEDGTRSKESGSTRRSKSARKPRNGNLLRTPSLPPCIGREKEFGEKEAAARIRNSIQPNPSEFFPTRQEILEKNFSLPMCRIPTSNDEIWHQFLIQMRRRRSQSELESEELQGFKDLGFTFDKKDINPTVVDIIPGLREKKEEELESERTRRPYLSEAWMLQTHLLPPIPKWDTRKPAEDMKQQIRFWARAVASNVH